In Flavobacterium sp. N3904, one DNA window encodes the following:
- a CDS encoding ammonium transporter, with product MRKIVLSVILITILVLSYCSNYFLTKNPTNLSEISKFNTGDTAWMLVASALVLLMTPGLGFFYGGMVGKKNVISTMLQSFMAMIIVTVLWVLIAFGLSFGPSIGGVIGNPLPNIFFQGVGIGTSWKLAPTIPFLLFALFQAKFAIITPAIVTGAFAERIRFWAYLLFMVLFILFVYTPLAHMTWHPDGLLYNLGVLDFAGGTVVHMSAGWAALAGAMFLGKRKVPKVNPARITYVLLGTGLLWFGWFGFNAGSAMAANGLAAQALGTTTVAAASASMAWVFIDKIMGHKLSAMGACIGAVVGLVTITPAAGYVSIPHAITIGIIGSIVSNIMVSKFPKGKIDDALDVFACHGVGGMVGMVLTGVFASRDINPAVINQGLAFGETTLFTHQLIALVGVSIFAFSMSYFLFYVVNKITPLRVSEEREELGLDISQHGEYL from the coding sequence ATGCGAAAAATAGTTTTAAGTGTGATTCTAATCACGATTTTGGTACTATCCTATTGCTCCAATTACTTTTTAACAAAAAACCCAACAAACCTTTCTGAAATTTCAAAATTCAATACTGGAGACACTGCATGGATGCTAGTGGCTTCTGCATTGGTACTATTAATGACGCCTGGTTTGGGATTTTTTTATGGCGGTATGGTCGGCAAAAAAAATGTCATTAGCACGATGCTTCAAAGTTTTATGGCTATGATTATAGTAACGGTTTTATGGGTACTTATAGCTTTTGGACTTTCTTTTGGCCCGTCAATTGGAGGTGTAATTGGAAATCCACTCCCAAATATTTTTTTCCAAGGAGTTGGTATTGGCACTTCATGGAAATTGGCTCCAACAATTCCGTTTTTATTATTTGCTTTATTTCAAGCTAAATTCGCTATTATAACTCCGGCAATTGTAACAGGTGCCTTTGCAGAACGCATCCGTTTTTGGGCTTACCTATTATTTATGGTTTTGTTCATTTTATTTGTTTACACTCCGCTAGCTCACATGACTTGGCATCCTGATGGGTTGTTATACAATTTAGGAGTATTGGATTTTGCAGGAGGAACCGTCGTACATATGAGTGCGGGTTGGGCTGCTCTTGCAGGAGCAATGTTTCTCGGAAAACGCAAAGTACCCAAAGTTAACCCAGCCCGTATTACTTATGTGTTATTAGGAACGGGTTTATTATGGTTTGGCTGGTTTGGATTCAATGCAGGATCTGCAATGGCCGCCAATGGTCTGGCAGCACAAGCATTAGGCACAACAACTGTAGCCGCGGCCTCAGCATCAATGGCTTGGGTGTTTATTGATAAGATAATGGGACATAAACTTTCAGCGATGGGAGCTTGTATTGGCGCAGTGGTAGGATTAGTTACCATTACTCCGGCTGCAGGATACGTGAGCATTCCGCATGCCATTACTATAGGAATCATAGGAAGCATTGTAAGCAACATTATGGTCAGTAAATTCCCTAAAGGAAAAATCGACGATGCTTTAGACGTATTTGCTTGTCACGGAGTTGGCGGTATGGTCGGAATGGTATTAACAGGTGTATTTGCTTCAAGAGATATTAATCCAGCTGTCATTAACCAAGGACTTGCTTTTGGAGAGACTACATTATTCACTCATCAACTTATTGCTTTGGTAGGCGTGTCAATTTTCGCATTCTCAATGTCGTACTTCCTTTTTTATGTGGTAAACAAAATTACTCCTTTGAGAGTTTCCGAAGAGAGAGAAGAACTGGGACTGGACATTTCACAACACGGAGAATATTTGTAG
- a CDS encoding ammonium transporter — MRKIILSVILITILVLSIFSIHFFVESPTLGAHVIPLKLDTGDTAWMIVATALVLLMTPGLGFFYGGMVGKKNVISTMLQSYMAMVIVTVLWVVIGFGLCFGPSIGAVRDEAGKIISGGFIGNPSANLFFNGVSANTAWELAPTIPFILFALFQAKFAIITPALITGAFAERVRFWAYLLFMVLFILFVYAPLCHMTWHPDGLFFNWGVLDFAGGTVVHMSAGWAALAGAIFLGKRKVQKANPARITYVLLGTGLLWFGWFGFNAGSAAGAGSLAAQALGTTTVAAAAAAMAWVFLDKILGHKLSAMGASIGAVVGLVAITPAAGFVSIPHAIAIGIIASVVSNLVVSKFPKGKIDDALDVFACHGVGGMVGMLLTGVFASKAINPIVGDNQGLIFGDPTLFLIQLKALVIVSIFAFSVSYALFFIVNKITPLRVTEEKEELGLDISQHGEFL, encoded by the coding sequence ATGCGAAAAATTATTTTAAGTGTGATACTAATCACTATTCTGGTACTATCTATTTTTTCAATTCATTTCTTTGTTGAATCACCAACATTAGGAGCACATGTTATACCGCTAAAATTAGACACGGGAGACACAGCTTGGATGATTGTAGCCACGGCCCTTGTATTATTAATGACTCCAGGACTCGGATTCTTTTATGGAGGAATGGTAGGCAAAAAAAATGTCATTAGTACCATGTTACAAAGTTATATGGCCATGGTCATTGTAACTGTGTTATGGGTTGTAATTGGATTTGGATTATGTTTCGGACCTTCAATAGGAGCAGTAAGAGATGAAGCAGGTAAAATTATATCTGGCGGTTTTATAGGTAATCCATCTGCAAATTTATTTTTCAATGGTGTAAGTGCCAATACAGCTTGGGAATTAGCTCCAACAATTCCATTTATTTTGTTTGCCTTGTTTCAAGCAAAATTTGCCATCATCACTCCCGCTTTAATCACTGGAGCATTTGCTGAAAGAGTTCGATTCTGGGCTTACTTATTATTTATGGTATTGTTTATATTATTTGTATATGCTCCATTATGTCATATGACTTGGCATCCTGATGGATTATTCTTCAATTGGGGAGTATTAGATTTTGCTGGTGGAACTGTAGTACACATGAGTGCTGGTTGGGCTGCTTTGGCAGGAGCAATCTTCTTAGGAAAAAGAAAAGTACAAAAAGCAAATCCAGCTCGTATTACTTATGTATTATTAGGAACTGGTTTATTATGGTTCGGTTGGTTCGGTTTCAACGCTGGATCTGCTGCAGGTGCAGGTAGTCTTGCTGCTCAAGCATTAGGAACTACAACTGTTGCTGCTGCTGCTGCTGCAATGGCATGGGTATTCCTTGATAAAATTCTTGGTCACAAACTTTCAGCAATGGGCGCTTCTATTGGTGCCGTGGTAGGACTAGTTGCTATAACTCCTGCTGCTGGATTTGTAAGCATTCCTCATGCAATTGCAATTGGTATCATCGCCAGTGTAGTAAGTAACCTTGTTGTGAGTAAATTCCCTAAAGGAAAAATTGATGATGCTCTAGACGTATTTGCTTGTCACGGTGTTGGTGGTATGGTAGGTATGCTTTTAACTGGTGTATTTGCTTCAAAAGCAATCAATCCAATTGTAGGTGATAACCAAGGTTTGATATTTGGTGATCCAACTTTATTTTTAATTCAATTAAAAGCATTAGTTATTGTTTCCATATTTGCTTTCTCTGTTTCTTATGCTTTATTCTTTATTGTAAATAAAATTACACCTTTGAGAGTAACTGAAGAAAAAGAAGAATTAGGATTAGATATTTCTCAACACGGAGAATTTTTGTAA
- a CDS encoding aminotransferase class III-fold pyridoxal phosphate-dependent enzyme translates to MNISTCPTFTAEDALSVLEQHWGITGSLKPLDSYLDQNFLVKSTDGCKYVLKIANIETPEPWLDLQNQSLNHLQGNAIPKIIRSKDEKSMLFMQSHWWRVLNFLEGTMLSSVPYRSNKLLQNIGTFVGQISNRLDSFSHEAAERPLQWDLQQSASLLENWVTFVEEGNTKSAILAIMENWKTKIPDINKVRRSIIHADLTRYNLLLDDSGNQIQGIIDFGDVCLSWTIGELAVLALESAMTGSPTPFADAYEVIKAYHEVFPITKEEVQLLYPLIQLRSATIVSASARQLSMEPDNEYVKKQAIADREMFQQLSLAKNDFATALFLKACNLESDVVKKFHDYFKTNKITSLFKETVNLKTIDISPSSDIYNDGAWTSPEACKKNIKAKLENGFGITTAFTPTLQPYTFCTQETETIALGIYAFAPIGTPIYAPTNITFIKQTTDKLIFKTSDFYIYIIGVDSNLEIGTNLKQGETLGIITTENPDSPFPSHVFIQIDASGNAPTYCRPSERMGWEILCPDPTVFLQLKSKKDILDTQTLETRRNKIIQQAQEYYYQKPMNLVRGWQQYLIGDDGQVYLDAINNVAHIGHSHPKIVEVATKQLQKLNTNARFLYEDNINYAERLLQYFPESLQVVFYTCTGSEANDLALRLARAYTNQNDILVIDGEYHGNTTAVDEISTCLMDNPTASKSIRPFTHPLIQPNTFRGKYKADTPNVAELYAQDADEKIAFIHSQGRGVAAFISESLLGSGGGVEMPKGYLKKVYESVHQAGGVCIADEVQIGFGRMGSHFWGFQKEEVLPDIVTLGKPMGNGHPVSAVITTRKIADAYKEKYTYFNTFAGNPVSCQIANTVLDVIKDEKLQQNAAEVGGFLKQELEKLIDEFESVGAVYGHAMYLGVDLIKDKKSRTPDSQKALWVSETMKQNGIIIYPTGDYYNILKIKPPMCFTKENAVFVVDTLRMILTKMEN, encoded by the coding sequence ATGAATATATCCACTTGCCCAACATTCACAGCCGAAGACGCTTTATCGGTATTAGAACAACATTGGGGAATTACAGGTTCACTAAAGCCGTTAGACAGTTATTTGGATCAGAATTTTTTAGTAAAATCTACAGATGGGTGTAAATACGTGCTTAAAATTGCCAATATAGAAACTCCGGAGCCTTGGCTTGATCTCCAAAATCAATCATTAAATCATTTACAAGGAAATGCAATTCCAAAAATAATACGCTCTAAAGATGAAAAATCAATGCTTTTTATGCAATCACATTGGTGGAGAGTATTAAATTTCTTAGAAGGTACAATGCTTTCTTCAGTCCCTTATCGTTCAAATAAACTATTACAAAACATCGGAACATTTGTTGGGCAAATTTCAAATCGACTGGATTCTTTTTCGCATGAAGCTGCCGAAAGACCTTTGCAATGGGATTTACAACAATCGGCTTCGTTATTAGAAAACTGGGTTACATTTGTTGAAGAAGGAAATACAAAAAGTGCTATTTTGGCCATCATGGAAAATTGGAAAACCAAAATTCCAGACATCAATAAAGTCCGCAGAAGCATCATCCATGCCGATTTAACACGATACAATCTTTTACTTGATGATTCAGGAAATCAAATACAAGGGATAATCGATTTTGGCGATGTTTGCCTTTCATGGACAATAGGAGAATTGGCAGTTTTAGCTTTAGAATCGGCTATGACTGGAAGTCCAACTCCATTTGCTGACGCCTACGAAGTAATAAAAGCGTACCACGAAGTTTTTCCGATTACAAAAGAAGAAGTCCAATTGTTATATCCTTTAATTCAATTGAGGTCTGCAACAATTGTAAGCGCATCTGCTCGACAGTTGTCTATGGAACCCGATAATGAATACGTTAAAAAACAAGCCATAGCCGATCGCGAAATGTTTCAGCAGCTTTCTTTAGCGAAAAATGATTTTGCAACTGCTCTTTTTCTAAAAGCTTGCAATTTAGAAAGTGATGTAGTGAAAAAATTTCATGATTATTTTAAAACAAACAAAATCACTTCCCTTTTTAAAGAAACAGTAAACTTAAAAACAATTGACATCAGTCCATCCTCCGATATCTATAATGACGGTGCTTGGACCTCTCCGGAAGCTTGTAAAAAAAACATCAAGGCCAAACTGGAAAATGGTTTCGGAATTACTACAGCATTTACGCCTACATTACAACCCTATACTTTTTGTACTCAGGAAACTGAAACAATTGCTTTAGGAATATATGCCTTTGCTCCAATTGGCACTCCAATTTATGCGCCAACCAATATCACTTTTATAAAACAAACTACTGACAAACTCATTTTCAAAACTAGTGATTTTTACATTTATATTATTGGAGTCGATTCTAATTTAGAAATTGGAACCAATCTAAAACAAGGCGAAACTTTAGGAATAATTACAACTGAAAACCCAGATTCACCATTCCCTTCTCATGTTTTTATACAAATAGATGCATCGGGCAATGCACCAACTTATTGTCGTCCTAGCGAAAGAATGGGTTGGGAAATTCTATGTCCTGATCCTACTGTCTTTCTACAATTAAAATCTAAAAAAGATATTTTAGACACCCAAACATTAGAAACACGCAGAAATAAAATTATTCAACAAGCTCAAGAATACTACTATCAAAAACCGATGAATCTCGTACGCGGTTGGCAACAATACCTCATTGGCGATGATGGTCAAGTCTATTTGGATGCTATAAATAATGTGGCACATATTGGTCATTCTCATCCAAAAATAGTGGAAGTAGCCACCAAGCAACTTCAAAAACTAAATACCAATGCCCGCTTTTTGTATGAAGACAACATCAATTATGCCGAGCGATTATTACAGTATTTCCCAGAGTCTTTGCAAGTGGTTTTCTATACCTGCACCGGAAGCGAAGCCAATGATCTCGCTTTGCGATTAGCAAGAGCTTACACCAACCAAAATGATATATTGGTTATTGATGGCGAATACCACGGAAACACCACCGCTGTAGATGAAATAAGCACCTGCTTGATGGATAATCCCACTGCCTCCAAAAGTATACGACCCTTTACGCATCCGCTAATACAACCCAATACCTTTAGAGGGAAATACAAAGCTGACACTCCCAATGTAGCAGAACTTTACGCCCAAGATGCAGATGAAAAAATAGCCTTTATTCATTCTCAAGGCCGAGGTGTTGCAGCTTTCATCTCTGAATCTTTATTGGGCTCAGGCGGTGGAGTAGAAATGCCAAAAGGGTATTTGAAAAAAGTATACGAATCTGTTCATCAAGCGGGAGGTGTGTGCATAGCCGACGAAGTACAAATTGGTTTTGGTCGAATGGGAAGTCATTTTTGGGGTTTTCAAAAAGAAGAGGTTTTGCCGGATATAGTTACTCTAGGAAAACCAATGGGGAATGGACATCCTGTTTCTGCAGTGATTACAACTCGAAAAATTGCTGACGCTTATAAAGAAAAATATACGTATTTCAACACCTTTGCGGGTAATCCAGTTTCTTGCCAAATTGCGAATACAGTCTTAGATGTTATAAAAGACGAAAAATTACAACAAAATGCTGCTGAAGTAGGCGGATTCCTAAAGCAAGAATTGGAAAAACTAATTGACGAATTCGAATCTGTAGGAGCTGTTTACGGACACGCTATGTATTTGGGTGTAGATTTGATTAAAGACAAAAAATCAAGAACTCCAGATAGTCAAAAAGCATTGTGGGTGTCGGAAACGATGAAACAAAACGGAATTATAATTTACCCAACAGGAGATTATTATAACATCCTTAAAATCAAACCTCCTATGTGTTTTACTAAAGAAAATGCTGTTTTTGTAGTAGATACTTTACGAATGATTTTGACCAAAATGGAAAATTAA